A window of Aeromicrobium sp. Root236 contains these coding sequences:
- a CDS encoding family 43 glycosylhydrolase: protein MTRVTSACLAVLALVAGLVVGLPTTAHAADVTDGLVLKYDLTQSSGTTVTDSSGNGKDGTLNGGATWGGASGLTLDGADDYVKLPNNIMAGLSSITVSTEVYLEPTQVNPYFLWGFGNSATSGDGTGYLFVSGDPALRAGATLTNWQGEKVTTKGAALTRGVWKTITYTQTGTTGTLYEDGVQVAQNTAVTVKPSDIGGGTTVNNNIGKSNYAADKFLKGKVRNFRIYNRALTAAEVTSLAPTDADIVASDKAVLSLGDLSAVTGNLTLPATGQRGSAVTWSSSNTAVIADNGTVTRPSPTDDPATVTLTATLTRGTASDTKTFQATVLPAEGDQEKADADAAAITIPDVDDVRGNITLPTSGSHGTTIAWASDNASIIDTDGIVHRPAHGADPATVHLTATVTAGSATATRQITATVTPKPELGPYAGYAFSYFTGAEESIFFAASRGNNALQWDELNGGKATLKSTMGTTGLRDPFLIRSPEGDKFYLIATDLDIDATDWDTSQRKGSKYLEVWESTDLVNWSAQRHVKVSPDTAGNTWAPEAYWSDELGSYVVFWASKLYAESDPDHTGSTYQKMLYATTRDFRTFSKPKVWQDFGASRIDSTVLKDGSTYHRFTKDEGGVTGCSDIIQEKSNDLLAVDDASQPGWDINNPAWKIEDSCIGKKAGTSAVEGPTAFKANAGDTSGSKYYLFTDEYGGRGYIPLGTNDINAPDWKVPASYKLPGSPRHGTVIPVTADELKRLRNDPDPVKANADGEVVHYTFDATSGTTVKDASGNGYDGTLSGDASWAGGSLTLGGTNGHVKLPDNMLTGLNQVTVSTKVWIDPSQANPYFIWGLGNTDSGGAGSGYLFTSGNDKYRTSIATGNWTTEQTATDDASAPRGAWKTMTYTLKDGTATIYLDGVKVGEKTGVTIVPGDIGGGRTTANYIGRSVYNADKYLKGKVQDFRIYNRALSAAEVKDLGADPTAITGVELDSLKIDPIIDAATSTVTLPVKKGTDVSALQPAFDIASTSTITPEITGPIDLGAAKTFTVTAAGGDTRDWKVRAVEMKSPILPGYNADPNIVRFGDTYYIYATTDGFPGWGSSKFKVWSSKNLVDWTEHGTILDLGPDVSWADSNAWAPTATEKDGKYYFYFSAQQNIGVAVSDSPLGPFTDPIGKPLVSKADYNNAQQIDPAVFTDDDGQSYLYWGNGSAYVVPLNADMTSYDVSKRVKIDGLADFREGLFMNKRAGKYYLSWSIDDTGSENYRVGYAMADSPTGPFTNKGEILTKDTSLGILGTGHSSIIQVPGTDDWYIAYHRFGMPGGDGTHRETTIDRLYFNADGTIKKVVPTLESVDPLAYEGAVPQAEISHAGTGGWYRKGAALTLTGGSGVKALQYRIDGGTWTAYDAPVALDAGTHGIDYRAQGDNLIWSDVASLSAKVDVTDPSVSAGLDDRTVTLTATDADSGVAAVQYQLDGGDWLTYAAPVQVDGAAHTMTYRATDAAGNQGVTGSLEIAKAVDPGPGAAPVATTAPVVLGVPRVGSLLTAFDGEWDQTGLTFSRRWLRDGVRIAGATGRTYRLTGKDAGHRIAVQVTATKAGVTPGTAVSQPTAKVAKAVSRTKASLSDTSVRSGTTVKLRASISAGKVAADGKVDVYYRGRRIKTLTVHGGKVSASYRVVKRGTHTFRFSYRGSAGVLSSSDTVTIRVS from the coding sequence GTGACCCGGGTCACATCGGCCTGCCTCGCGGTGCTCGCGCTCGTCGCAGGACTGGTCGTGGGCCTGCCCACGACGGCTCACGCGGCTGACGTGACGGACGGGTTGGTGCTCAAGTACGACCTGACGCAGAGCTCCGGCACGACCGTCACCGACTCGTCGGGCAACGGCAAGGACGGCACGCTCAACGGCGGCGCGACCTGGGGCGGGGCGAGCGGGCTGACGCTCGACGGCGCCGACGACTACGTCAAGCTGCCCAACAACATCATGGCCGGCCTCTCGTCGATCACGGTCTCGACCGAGGTCTACCTGGAGCCGACCCAGGTCAACCCGTACTTCCTCTGGGGCTTCGGCAACTCGGCGACCTCCGGCGACGGCACCGGCTACCTCTTCGTCAGCGGCGACCCCGCGCTCCGCGCCGGCGCGACGCTCACGAACTGGCAGGGCGAGAAGGTCACCACCAAGGGTGCAGCCCTGACCCGCGGGGTCTGGAAGACCATCACCTACACGCAGACCGGCACGACCGGCACCCTGTACGAGGACGGTGTCCAGGTCGCGCAGAACACCGCCGTCACGGTCAAGCCGAGCGACATCGGCGGCGGCACGACGGTCAACAACAACATCGGCAAGTCCAACTACGCCGCCGACAAGTTCCTCAAGGGCAAGGTCCGCAACTTCCGCATCTACAACCGCGCGCTCACCGCCGCCGAGGTCACCTCGCTGGCACCGACCGATGCCGACATCGTCGCGTCCGACAAGGCCGTGCTGTCGCTCGGCGACCTCTCGGCCGTCACCGGCAACCTGACGCTCCCGGCGACCGGCCAGCGCGGTTCGGCCGTGACCTGGTCCTCCAGCAACACCGCCGTCATCGCCGACAACGGCACCGTGACCCGCCCGAGCCCGACCGACGACCCGGCCACCGTCACGCTCACCGCGACGTTGACGCGTGGCACTGCCAGCGACACCAAGACGTTCCAGGCCACGGTGCTGCCGGCTGAGGGCGATCAGGAGAAGGCTGACGCCGACGCGGCCGCCATCACGATCCCCGACGTCGACGACGTGCGCGGCAACATCACGCTGCCCACCAGCGGCAGCCACGGCACGACGATCGCCTGGGCCTCGGACAACGCCTCGATCATCGACACCGACGGCATCGTCCACCGGCCGGCCCACGGCGCCGACCCCGCGACCGTCCACCTGACCGCGACCGTGACGGCCGGCTCGGCCACCGCGACCCGCCAGATCACCGCCACCGTCACGCCGAAGCCCGAGCTCGGCCCCTATGCCGGCTACGCGTTCAGCTACTTCACCGGAGCAGAGGAGAGCATCTTCTTCGCCGCCAGCCGTGGCAACAACGCCCTGCAGTGGGACGAGCTCAACGGCGGCAAGGCCACGCTCAAGTCGACCATGGGCACGACCGGCCTGCGCGACCCGTTCCTGATCCGCTCGCCCGAGGGCGACAAGTTCTACCTCATCGCGACGGACCTCGACATCGACGCGACCGACTGGGACACCTCGCAGCGCAAGGGCAGCAAGTACCTCGAGGTCTGGGAGTCGACCGACCTCGTGAACTGGTCCGCACAGCGCCACGTCAAGGTCTCGCCCGACACCGCGGGCAACACCTGGGCGCCCGAGGCCTACTGGTCCGACGAGCTCGGCTCGTACGTCGTGTTCTGGGCCTCCAAGCTGTACGCCGAGAGCGACCCCGACCACACCGGCTCGACGTACCAGAAGATGCTGTACGCCACGACGCGCGACTTCCGGACGTTCAGCAAGCCCAAGGTCTGGCAGGACTTCGGCGCCTCACGCATCGACTCGACGGTGCTCAAGGACGGCAGCACGTACCACCGCTTCACCAAGGACGAGGGCGGCGTGACCGGCTGCTCCGACATCATCCAGGAGAAGAGCAACGACCTCCTCGCCGTCGACGACGCGAGCCAGCCGGGCTGGGACATCAACAACCCCGCCTGGAAGATCGAGGACTCGTGCATCGGCAAGAAGGCCGGCACGTCCGCGGTCGAGGGCCCGACGGCGTTCAAGGCGAACGCGGGCGACACCTCCGGCTCGAAGTACTACCTGTTCACCGACGAGTACGGCGGACGCGGCTACATCCCGCTCGGCACGAACGACATCAACGCGCCCGACTGGAAGGTGCCCGCCAGCTACAAGCTTCCCGGCAGCCCGCGTCACGGCACGGTCATCCCGGTCACGGCCGACGAGCTCAAGCGGCTCCGCAACGATCCCGACCCGGTCAAGGCGAACGCGGACGGCGAGGTCGTGCACTACACGTTCGACGCCACCTCCGGCACGACCGTGAAGGACGCGTCCGGCAACGGCTATGACGGGACCCTGAGCGGCGACGCGTCCTGGGCCGGCGGCTCGCTGACCCTCGGTGGCACCAACGGCCACGTCAAGCTGCCCGACAACATGCTGACGGGGCTCAACCAGGTCACGGTCTCGACCAAGGTCTGGATCGATCCGAGCCAGGCCAATCCGTACTTCATCTGGGGTCTCGGCAACACCGACTCCGGCGGTGCCGGCAGCGGCTACCTCTTCACGAGTGGCAACGACAAGTACCGGACCTCGATCGCCACCGGCAACTGGACGACCGAGCAGACCGCGACCGATGATGCGTCGGCGCCGCGGGGTGCCTGGAAGACCATGACGTACACGCTCAAGGACGGCACCGCCACGATCTACCTCGACGGCGTCAAGGTCGGCGAGAAGACCGGCGTGACGATCGTCCCGGGCGACATCGGTGGCGGACGGACGACGGCCAACTACATCGGTCGCTCGGTCTACAACGCGGACAAGTACCTCAAGGGCAAGGTGCAGGACTTCCGCATCTACAACCGCGCGCTGTCGGCGGCCGAGGTCAAGGATCTCGGCGCGGATCCGACGGCGATCACGGGCGTCGAGCTCGACAGCCTCAAGATCGACCCGATCATCGACGCGGCGACGAGCACCGTCACCCTCCCGGTCAAGAAGGGCACCGACGTGTCGGCGCTCCAACCGGCGTTCGACATCGCCTCGACGTCGACGATCACGCCGGAAATCACGGGCCCGATCGACCTGGGCGCTGCGAAGACGTTCACGGTCACGGCGGCGGGCGGCGACACCCGGGACTGGAAGGTCCGCGCGGTGGAGATGAAGTCGCCGATCCTGCCTGGCTACAACGCGGATCCGAACATCGTGCGCTTCGGCGACACCTACTACATCTACGCCACGACTGACGGCTTCCCCGGCTGGGGCAGCTCGAAGTTCAAGGTGTGGTCGTCCAAGAACCTGGTCGACTGGACCGAGCACGGCACGATCCTCGACCTCGGTCCGGACGTCTCGTGGGCCGACAGCAACGCCTGGGCGCCGACCGCGACCGAGAAGGACGGCAAGTACTACTTCTACTTCTCGGCGCAGCAGAACATCGGCGTCGCGGTCTCCGACTCGCCGCTCGGCCCGTTCACGGACCCGATCGGCAAGCCGCTGGTCAGCAAGGCGGACTACAACAACGCCCAGCAGATCGACCCGGCGGTGTTCACCGATGACGACGGCCAGTCCTACCTCTACTGGGGCAACGGCTCGGCATACGTCGTCCCGCTCAACGCGGACATGACGTCGTACGACGTGAGCAAGCGGGTCAAGATCGACGGCCTGGCGGACTTCCGCGAGGGCCTGTTCATGAACAAGCGCGCGGGGAAGTACTACCTCAGCTGGTCGATCGACGACACCGGCAGCGAGAACTACCGCGTCGGCTACGCGATGGCCGACAGCCCGACCGGGCCGTTCACGAACAAGGGCGAGATCCTCACGAAGGACACGAGCCTCGGCATCCTCGGCACCGGACACAGCTCGATCATCCAGGTCCCCGGGACCGACGACTGGTACATCGCCTACCACCGCTTCGGGATGCCCGGCGGCGACGGCACCCACCGGGAGACCACGATCGACCGGCTCTACTTCAACGCCGACGGCACGATCAAGAAGGTCGTCCCGACCCTCGAGAGCGTCGACCCGCTGGCGTACGAAGGCGCCGTGCCGCAGGCGGAGATCTCGCACGCCGGCACGGGTGGCTGGTACCGCAAGGGAGCCGCGCTGACCCTCACGGGTGGCAGTGGGGTCAAGGCGCTCCAGTACCGCATCGACGGCGGCACCTGGACGGCGTACGACGCACCCGTCGCACTTGACGCCGGCACGCACGGCATCGACTACCGCGCCCAGGGCGACAACCTGATCTGGAGCGACGTCGCATCGCTGTCCGCCAAGGTCGACGTCACGGACCCGTCGGTCTCCGCCGGGCTCGACGACCGCACCGTCACGCTGACCGCGACCGACGCGGACTCCGGCGTCGCCGCGGTGCAGTACCAGCTCGACGGCGGAGACTGGCTGACGTACGCGGCGCCCGTGCAGGTCGACGGCGCGGCGCACACCATGACCTACCGGGCCACGGACGCGGCCGGCAACCAAGGTGTGACGGGCTCGCTCGAGATCGCGAAGGCGGTCGACCCCGGCCCCGGCGCGGCACCGGTCGCGACGACCGCCCCGGTCGTGCTCGGCGTCCCGCGCGTCGGCTCGCTCCTGACGGCGTTCGACGGCGAGTGGGACCAGACCGGTCTGACGTTCTCGCGGCGCTGGCTGCGCGACGGCGTACGCATCGCCGGCGCCACCGGACGGACGTACCGGCTGACCGGCAAGGACGCCGGGCACCGCATCGCGGTGCAGGTCACCGCCACCAAGGCCGGCGTCACGCCCGGAACCGCGGTCTCGCAGCCGACCGCCAAGGTCGCCAAGGCGGTCAGCCGTACGAAGGCCTCGCTCAGCGACACCTCGGTGCGCAGTGGCACGACAGTCAAGCTGCGCGCCTCGATCAGCGCCGGCAAGGTCGCGGCCGACGGCAAGGTCGACGTCTACTACCGCGGCCGGCGCATCAAGACGCTGACGGTTCACGGCGGCAAGGTCTCGGCGAGCTATCGCGTCGTCAAACGAGGCACGCACACCTTCCGGTTCTCCTATCGGGGATCCGCCGGGGTGCTCTCCAGCTCGGACACGGTCACCATCCGCGTCAGCTAA
- a CDS encoding alpha-L-arabinofuranosidase C-terminal domain-containing protein, with amino-acid sequence MRTSTPITGRRQLRHGAMFAIAALLTLTMLSPQTARAAEPTTTGWRDDFTGSSLSADWNITNEDTDAYSVADGKLAVSGQAGDTYQGTNTAKNIFMVDVPAGDFTAVTKLSAPVGKVYQGAGLIAWKDIDNYVRSGLTFVGNLSPSGIAVENDVETGASFRAASFADLPGASSVTLRLQRVGATITTSYWNDETDAWIPAGSVDVAFETTQVGLYALGAQDGTALPTTFDYFSVDAAQGDDIVPSTTFALRSVGDKPYLVSDGTDLRLTTAPPTASLRLTAEAAGDGAVNLRTKDDGKPVAVDDGRLTLGTDPTALRLTDAGGGKLFIRSADGDSYATEGDNGAIVMGDRQDAARFTLTEVDDDTASLHVDGAGKGASISDTMFGIFFEDINYAADGGLYAELVRNRSFEFNSSDNGSFTGLTGWQTLDRSGNGTTASVVNDGERLNAMNRNYLKLDAAAAGDGVRNTSFNNGVAVKAGATYTASIWARSTTAQDLTLRVENNANTVVAATAKVAVDGSDTWKKYDVEVTATDTTDSGRYAVLAGAASTIRIDMVSFMPEDRWVGPVNGKSVLRKDLAEKVADMKPSFVRFPGGCVTNVGTFNSYEESNYTDRKRTYQWKETIGPVEQRPTNWNFWGYNQSYGIGYLEYFELAEDLGAQPLPVLSVGANGCGGAGLAEMHDPAQIARWVDDTVDLIEFANGGTDTEWGAKRAALGHPKPFGLKMIGLGNEENTTTFEANFPKFRDAIKAKYPDIKIISNAGPDSSGARFDTLWNFNRAQKVDLVDEHYYRDPSWFLANNHRYDTYDRSGPKVFLGEYASRGNTFGNALSEASYMTALQRNADVVRLASYAPLLANESNVQWTPDAIWFDNDESWSSPNWEVQKMFGNNVGDEVVPSTFDGAVNQPEDISGGVFLSTWSTAAAYDNLTVKSNDTGDTLFSDQFDDASKWSPQSGTWAATGGKYVQSSTSVNDARSIVTGAYAKDWSNYTLELDATKQSGAEGFLVGFGAKDTNDFYWWNIGGWNNTRSVLQKASGGAASEVKALENTSLVTGQTYHIKVVVEGHTIKLYLDGELQMSYDEAASTEKLFQVVTRDKKSGDLVAKVVNTATKPVRTAVDVSDVGIKGTGKVTQLTASSLADTNSKASKTKVVPFTSSVDGLSDSFSYEFPASSVTFLRMETVDAEAPVVSSLDLEGASSRGTYADPVTVKVEATDDRKVDHLEVSVDGGAFTAKDGANASFEVAGNGAHTVAVRAVDSSGNVGETRPVSFTIDATPPVSKAVVDAEARTVTLTAADSGAGLDRIEFRVGAGDWATYAQPVTVGDEETTVEFRAIDKLGNVEATNASVVPAKGQQLTATVTALTLSSSAIRVGDKTTATVRVKATAGTPTGEVSIRSGATLIASGVLTNGQVVLSLKASSLGVGTRTLVARYAGSAAHAASEDSAGITVSKASSRTRATVSPTTVKRSQRAKVSVTVTTSPSTARGGTATVKVYRDGKLVTERTGQVSSTGRVTITLPRLSKRDTYSLRVRYSGTATVTGSSAASIHLRVK; translated from the coding sequence GTGAGAACCTCCACCCCGATCACCGGACGGCGCCAGCTGCGACACGGCGCGATGTTTGCCATCGCAGCGTTGTTAACGCTCACAATGCTGTCGCCGCAGACGGCACGCGCGGCGGAACCGACGACCACGGGCTGGCGCGACGACTTCACCGGCAGCAGCCTGTCGGCGGACTGGAACATCACCAACGAGGACACCGACGCCTACTCCGTGGCCGACGGCAAGCTCGCCGTCAGCGGCCAGGCCGGCGACACGTACCAGGGCACCAACACCGCCAAGAACATCTTCATGGTCGACGTCCCGGCCGGTGACTTCACGGCGGTCACGAAGCTCTCCGCGCCCGTCGGCAAGGTCTACCAAGGTGCTGGCCTGATCGCGTGGAAGGACATCGACAACTACGTACGGTCGGGACTGACGTTCGTCGGCAACCTCTCGCCGTCCGGCATCGCGGTCGAGAACGACGTCGAGACGGGCGCCTCGTTCCGCGCCGCCTCGTTCGCGGACCTCCCGGGCGCGAGCTCGGTGACCCTGCGCCTGCAGCGGGTCGGGGCCACCATCACGACGAGCTACTGGAACGACGAGACCGACGCGTGGATCCCTGCCGGGTCCGTCGACGTCGCCTTCGAGACCACGCAGGTGGGTCTGTACGCCTTGGGCGCCCAGGACGGCACGGCGCTGCCGACCACGTTCGACTACTTCTCGGTCGACGCCGCGCAGGGCGACGACATCGTCCCGAGCACCACGTTCGCCCTCAGGAGCGTCGGCGACAAGCCCTATCTCGTCAGTGACGGCACGGACCTCAGGCTGACAACCGCCCCGCCGACGGCGAGCCTGCGGCTGACCGCCGAGGCGGCCGGTGACGGCGCGGTGAACCTGCGCACCAAGGACGACGGCAAGCCCGTCGCGGTCGACGACGGCCGGCTGACCCTCGGGACCGACCCCACCGCGCTGCGGCTCACCGACGCCGGCGGCGGCAAGCTGTTCATCCGCAGCGCGGACGGCGACTCGTACGCGACGGAGGGTGACAACGGCGCGATCGTGATGGGTGACCGGCAGGACGCCGCCCGCTTCACGCTGACCGAGGTCGACGACGACACCGCGTCGCTGCACGTCGACGGCGCCGGCAAGGGCGCGTCGATCAGCGACACGATGTTCGGCATCTTCTTCGAGGACATCAACTACGCAGCGGACGGCGGGCTCTACGCCGAGCTCGTCCGCAACCGCTCGTTCGAGTTCAACTCCTCCGACAACGGCTCGTTCACCGGGCTCACCGGCTGGCAGACGCTCGACCGCAGCGGCAACGGCACGACGGCGTCAGTGGTCAACGACGGCGAGCGGCTCAACGCCATGAACCGCAACTACCTCAAGCTCGACGCGGCGGCGGCCGGCGACGGCGTGCGCAACACGAGCTTCAACAACGGCGTCGCGGTCAAGGCCGGGGCGACCTACACCGCCTCGATCTGGGCCCGCAGCACCACGGCCCAGGACCTGACGCTGCGCGTGGAGAACAACGCCAACACAGTTGTCGCCGCCACGGCGAAGGTCGCGGTCGACGGCAGCGACACGTGGAAGAAGTACGACGTCGAGGTCACCGCGACCGACACGACCGACTCCGGCCGCTACGCCGTGCTCGCGGGTGCCGCGTCGACGATCCGCATCGACATGGTCTCGTTCATGCCGGAGGACCGCTGGGTCGGCCCGGTCAACGGCAAGTCGGTGCTCCGCAAGGACCTGGCCGAGAAGGTCGCCGACATGAAGCCCTCGTTCGTACGCTTCCCGGGCGGCTGCGTCACGAACGTCGGCACGTTCAACTCGTACGAGGAGAGCAACTACACCGATCGCAAGCGGACGTACCAGTGGAAGGAGACGATCGGGCCGGTCGAGCAGCGCCCGACGAACTGGAACTTCTGGGGCTACAACCAGTCCTACGGCATCGGCTACCTGGAGTACTTCGAGCTCGCCGAGGACCTCGGCGCGCAGCCGCTGCCGGTCCTGTCCGTGGGCGCCAACGGCTGCGGCGGGGCGGGGCTCGCCGAGATGCACGACCCCGCGCAGATCGCCCGCTGGGTCGACGACACGGTCGACCTGATCGAGTTCGCCAACGGCGGCACCGACACCGAGTGGGGCGCCAAGCGCGCGGCCCTGGGTCACCCCAAGCCGTTCGGGCTGAAGATGATCGGGCTGGGCAACGAGGAGAACACCACGACGTTCGAGGCGAACTTCCCGAAGTTCCGCGACGCCATCAAGGCCAAGTACCCGGACATCAAGATCATCTCCAACGCCGGACCGGACTCCTCGGGCGCACGCTTCGACACCCTGTGGAACTTCAACCGGGCGCAGAAGGTGGACCTGGTCGACGAGCACTACTACCGCGACCCGAGCTGGTTCCTCGCCAACAACCACCGCTACGACACGTACGACCGCAGCGGACCCAAGGTCTTCCTCGGTGAGTACGCCTCGCGCGGCAACACGTTCGGCAACGCCCTGTCGGAGGCGTCCTACATGACGGCCCTGCAGCGCAACGCCGACGTCGTGCGGCTCGCGTCGTACGCACCGCTGCTCGCCAACGAGTCCAACGTGCAGTGGACCCCGGACGCGATCTGGTTCGACAACGACGAGTCATGGTCGTCGCCGAACTGGGAGGTCCAGAAGATGTTCGGCAACAACGTCGGCGACGAGGTCGTGCCCAGCACGTTCGACGGTGCGGTCAACCAGCCCGAGGACATCTCGGGCGGCGTCTTCCTGTCGACCTGGAGCACCGCAGCGGCGTACGACAACCTGACGGTGAAGTCGAACGACACCGGCGACACGCTCTTCTCCGACCAGTTCGACGACGCGTCGAAGTGGTCGCCGCAGTCGGGCACGTGGGCTGCGACGGGTGGCAAGTACGTGCAGTCGTCGACGTCGGTCAACGACGCCCGCAGCATAGTCACCGGTGCGTACGCGAAGGACTGGAGCAACTACACGCTCGAGCTCGACGCCACGAAGCAGTCGGGAGCGGAGGGCTTCCTGGTCGGCTTCGGCGCCAAGGACACCAACGACTTCTACTGGTGGAACATCGGCGGCTGGAACAACACCCGGTCGGTGCTGCAGAAGGCGTCCGGCGGTGCGGCGTCGGAGGTCAAGGCGCTGGAGAACACGAGCCTCGTGACCGGCCAGACGTACCACATCAAGGTCGTGGTCGAGGGGCACACGATCAAGCTCTACCTCGACGGTGAGCTGCAGATGTCGTACGACGAGGCGGCCTCGACCGAGAAGCTGTTCCAGGTCGTCACGCGCGACAAGAAGTCGGGCGACCTGGTCGCCAAGGTCGTCAACACCGCGACCAAGCCGGTCCGCACCGCGGTCGACGTCTCCGACGTGGGCATCAAGGGCACCGGCAAGGTCACGCAGCTGACCGCGTCGTCGCTGGCCGACACCAACTCCAAGGCGAGCAAGACCAAGGTCGTGCCGTTCACGAGCTCGGTCGACGGCCTCTCGGACTCGTTCAGCTACGAGTTCCCGGCCTCGTCGGTCACGTTCCTGCGGATGGAGACGGTCGACGCCGAGGCGCCCGTCGTGTCGAGCCTCGACCTCGAGGGCGCCAGCTCTCGCGGCACCTACGCCGACCCGGTGACGGTCAAGGTCGAGGCGACAGACGACCGCAAGGTCGACCACCTCGAGGTCTCGGTCGACGGGGGAGCGTTCACCGCGAAGGACGGCGCGAACGCCTCGTTCGAGGTCGCCGGCAACGGCGCGCACACCGTCGCGGTCCGGGCGGTCGACTCGTCGGGCAACGTCGGCGAGACCCGCCCGGTGTCGTTCACGATCGACGCGACGCCGCCGGTCTCCAAGGCCGTCGTCGACGCCGAGGCGCGCACCGTGACCCTCACGGCGGCGGACTCCGGCGCCGGCCTCGATCGCATCGAGTTCCGCGTCGGCGCGGGGGACTGGGCGACGTACGCGCAGCCCGTGACGGTCGGTGACGAGGAGACGACCGTCGAGTTCCGCGCGATCGACAAGCTCGGCAACGTCGAGGCGACCAACGCGAGCGTGGTGCCGGCCAAGGGCCAGCAGCTCACCGCGACGGTCACCGCACTGACGCTGTCGAGCTCGGCGATCAGGGTCGGCGACAAGACGACCGCGACCGTACGGGTCAAGGCCACGGCCGGCACCCCGACCGGCGAGGTGTCGATCCGCTCCGGTGCGACGCTGATCGCGTCCGGCGTGCTGACCAACGGCCAGGTGGTGCTCAGCCTCAAGGCGTCGAGCCTCGGTGTCGGCACCAGGACGCTGGTCGCCCGGTACGCCGGCAGCGCCGCGCACGCCGCCTCCGAGGACTCGGCGGGCATCACCGTGTCGAAGGCGTCGTCGCGCACCAGGGCGACGGTGTCACCCACGACCGTCAAGCGGTCGCAGCGCGCCAAGGTCTCGGTGACGGTCACGACCAGCCCGTCCACGGCTCGCGGCGGCACGGCGACCGTCAAGGTCTATCGCGACGGCAAGCTCGTCACCGAGCGCACCGGCCAGGTCAGCTCGACGGGCCGGGTCACCATCACGCTGCCGCGGCTGTCGAAGCGGGACACCTACTCCTTGCGGGTCAGGTACTCCGGCACGGCGACCGTCACCGGCTCGTCCGCGGCGTCGATCCACCTCCGAGTGAAGTAG